GCCGCACCCCCGCCGCACAGACTCGCTCCAACCTCATCGCGGACCAAAAAGTACCCGTTCCGGTTCAAATCTTCCCTGGTACACAGCACAAATGTGACCTGGGCTGTCATATTCCACTCACCCAAACAAACGTATCGGTCCGTACAGCGAGACATATCGAAGTGAATTATATCGTTCAGGTCAAGGCGGTGTTGTCCACAGGATCGATGGTCTCGGTCGAGTTGCCTATTACGATCACGAATTGGCAGCATCAGGCTAGTGTGGACGTGGTTCGGCGAATTGGCTATTGCCCTGAGCTTGGCGGCAAATCTCCCATACCAGGTCCTCAGGCCGGGTTATTCCAAGCCACAAATGCGATGGGGAATAACATCGCCATTCCCGCTTCTCCCAACGGACAAAACATTGCCCACTCTAATGGTCCCTCTTCCACTGCCGGCTCACATAGTATCCCCGAGCGAGTTTCGAGAAGATCGACGAGCGATAATAATAATGCACGGAGTACATATAGTTCTCCACCTATTGGATCACCTGGACGGGAGAACATTGACGAATTAGGCTATATACCCGCCGGATCTCAAACTCATTCCCAAACTGCGCCTAATCGTCGTCCAGGAGGAGGGTCCTCAAGCGGCCCGTCCGAACCCGAAGACTACTTTGGCCAAACCGGCCCATTGAATAACAATGCAGCCCCAGGCGCACGGCCCCAAACCGGGAACAGGAGAAGTAACCAGAACAGACTTACGATTGTGAATGGTGATCCGGATGATACCAAGGTCCTCAGTGCAGAAGAAGAGAAACGACGGCTCAAGGAAAAGTACGAAGAGCGGGATCGGAGGAAGAGCGGGCGACCTGCGAGTGCTGGTGGTTCGGGCGCTAGGCCGGGTACGGCCAATAGTACTCATGCTAATGGTGGGGGCAGACAAAACGGAACGAGCGCCTGGCCGACTGCGGAAGAGGAGAAACAACGACTGTACGATAATGCTCGGATGGTGGCTAGCAAAACTCAACAGTCTGCtggacaccaagtcgatttggGACATTCTGCCGGATCGTCGTCTTCCCCCCAACCGAGTCAGGGTCAGAGTCAAAGCCAGAGTCAGGGTCAGTGGCCCACAGCTGAAGAAGAGAAGCGGCAATTGTTTGAAAATGCGCGAAAGGCGGCTCAGAGGACACAGAGTACCGCTTTCGATGCGGGTGTTCCGCATGCCCAGGACGAGAAGGGGGCAGTGAAGAAGGGCGGAGACAACTTTGCGGGCGGTTGGGCGTTTATGGCTCCCAAGACTGAAGGTTCTGTCTCCTATCCACAAGTAAATCCCCTTCGCGCTACTTTAAACATGAAACAATTACTAACACCTACGATAGGAACAACCGCAACAACAAAGTTCATCTCCTCCCGCCCAACAATCACAATCGCAGTGGCCATCAGCAGCCGACGAGAAGCGCATGCTCTTTGATCGTGCCCGGGCCGCTGCTGAGAGAACTCAAGCCCAGGCGACGACTCCACCGGAAGAAACGAGCTCCAACTCGATCTCGGTCCCATATGCTCCATCTTCCGTCGAACCCCGTGTTTCGTCGCCTGTTTCGATGCTCCCTTCTGTAGGAGGCGGATTTATACCTCAGACTTCTCCTGGATTACCTGGCCTCACACCAGCAGGGAACAAATCTGGCGCAGAACTGTATGCTGCCGGTCTCGCTGCGATGGGAAGGCAAAGTATGTATCCTTCTTCAACCCCAGCTCCTGTGCAGGCGACACCATCGACCCAGCCTTTGGGGGTTTCGGCGCCACTATATGCTGGGAATGGGTCGGGGTCCAGTGTACCGTACGCTGCTAGCTCTGGTTCAGCCCCATCATATGGAACCGGTTCCGGTTCAACCCCCCCTTATTCAGGAGGCTCAACTTCAACTCCACCCTACGGAAGCGGCTCGACCCTTTCCCCCTCTCCCTCGTCCAAGCGGTTCCCGAGTGCCGCGGAAGAAAAGGCCGCGCTCGCATATATGGCAGCTAAACAACGTGTTGAACAAGCGCGCGCAAACGAGTCAGCTGCGTATGATGATGGTTCAAACCTAAGCGCGTACGGCAACAACTCGAGTCCTGGTGGGTATGGTGGAAATTCGAGTCCGGGTGCATATGGCGGGAATTCAAGTCCGGGTCCTAGCCCGACTGTCCCGGGGTATGATTCGATTTATGGGAACCAGACGACTCTGCCCGTGGCCTATGGTCAACCTGTGGCACCGTCCCCGACGCGCCCGTTGAGTGTGCGAAGGTCGCCTCAGCAATTGACGGCTTCCCCACCAGCGTTTACAAGCGACCTACCGCCCGGTTTCGCGCCCAACCCTGGGCCAGCCGCAAGCGCTCTTTCAGCTTTGGAGGAAAAGGCAAGGTTGCGGAGGCAGTATGAGGAACAAGACGCTGGAATGAGCTACCTTTCGCCTACGTCGCAGCCCACAGGTCCGCCACCTCCTTCGCCTCCGAGATTTTCGCCTTCTCCCTCGTCCGGGTATGGCCTGTCGGCTCACGACGAGAAGGAGCGCATGCGGTTGATGTATGCTGAACAAGATGCTGCGGTTCGAACTAATGAGCGACAAGCGACGAATGATAGTGGCCAACGCCCGGCTCTGCCAGTCCCTCCTCCTGCCCCTGACGGcgcccctccaccttttgCAGGAGGTTTTATCAATCCAGCTACGTTCAAACCTCTTTCGGCCGCTGAAGAAAAGGCGAGATTGCGCGCACAGTATGAAGCTGAAGTAAACGGAACTTCGATGGGAGGATCAAGCCATGAGCCTCCTCCACCCGAGTATGGGCTCCCGCCCTCCCGACAGGCGACGATTACTTCCCCACCTGAACGAAATGCCACTTTGACTCCAAGTAATTACTCAGACGGAGGATCAAGCATTGGTGCAACTATTCAACGGGATCCGAGCATCTCGTGGGGAAAGAGACGTGCGGCTCAGACTCCTGCCCCGGTTGAGGAAGAGAGTCGATCAACATTTGTGGCTCCCCCTCCTCCGCCACCGCTTTTACCTGTGAGTTATGGTGTATTGAATCGAGATTCGTTAGTACTAATATGTCTGTTAGAAACCCCCTGCTTCGTATATTCAGGAAACGCTCGAGGCTCATCACGCACAGAAGAACTGGGACGGTTCGCGCCCTCCTTCGATGGACTATGAAGCTCTGGCTTCTCCCACTGCGCTCGTCGCACCTCCTGTTCCCCCTAAACCTGCTGACTAATCTATACCCCTCAAATCTTGGCTGCGGCCAAAATTATTTATTCACCTAGCTCAACTTCGATAacctttctttctttctttctttttctccTTGGGTCTGTTCTATTTCTTGATTGTCTTTTTAACTCCGTTTACCCTCGAACCACACTCCTTGTGCATGTATACCTCATGTTTCTCTTTTTCTAGTTGATTAACCAGCGATCGGTCGCAGGCTGACGATCAAATTTACTGTGTGCGGGTAACAGTACATAGCATTTATAATTCAACTGTTGCTTCTTACGATGGGATGCGCTGTGACCTCCTACTCATCTACTATTTGTCAGGTGAATGACACACTAGACAAATATGACGTTGAACTTACATTCGGTTCTTACGCGTGCATGGACATTAACGCGCAACTGACGGCAGATAAGCCACGTGTTGTTGATTTGACTAGCTTCGCTCTGAATCGGGTACTTAGATTAAAGTCATCAAGGTTGCTTGGATCAGCAGCGAGAAATCAGCACCGGTGCCCCATTGAGTATCGATATTGTCCATCCCTTCCAATGAACCTTTGCATAATATCCTACTCCTTTGACCTACGTATATCCATCCCACTATAATTACAAGATACGCATATACAGAGAGTGTGTGTCCAAAATatttgaatatatgcactagTGAAGTATGAACATGTGCAGCCCAAGTTATCCAGGTTCGCATAATGCTACGTGTATTCGTATTTTATGCCGAAGGAGCGCTAAATTGGTTCTGTATCGTACACGGAATAGAACCGAAAATTAGTCGGAATGAGCCCCCTTGATCAACATCAGGTTAGGTTGTCATCTTGAAACTCTGTTCCTATGGTTATAATCACGTatatacacttgcgcccaaaaagattgagccacgtgagctcaaatcaatgacgctcacgcgtcacccgcacgattgagaattcgtttacgatgtaatagtaaattatgtagatacagtagtatagaacatatgtacaaagttttagatcgaaactaagtctcctcgtggagatacgcgtgagcaaaatttttgggctggctcattctttttgatcactttatataagctacttggtcctccctcatcgagtgccatttaccacccctttttacgctCGAATACCTGCCGAAAGTGCGCAAATGGCTCGATACACTAGTCCCAAGACTaaggctcagataattgcgCTGAAAAAGCTCGAATACTCAGATCGGGctattgttcagcttttgcaacctCAGACCAAGGTCTCTCACGCAACTGTCGGTCgtatctgggccaagtatggacttacTGACCGCCCACTTGATTGACACGatcccattcctgggcgCCCACAAAAATTAACCCCCAGCAACGTCAGATTCGCCGCTTTGGCCCTAGCTCGGAGTAGAGTACCGacagcagcaaatattagacggcagtacttccctgcCGTTGGGTCCTCTACCCTCCGCCGCTACCTccaagagctgggtttacgGCCGTACAAACGCCGCCGAGTACCCCTGCTCACTtattggcatagaaaagCCCGTTGCGCGTGGGCCCACAGCCAattattctggccacaatcaTGCTGGGACGACATCGTCTTCTCAGACAAAGTCCGaatcaagttatttggggcCGACAGCGgccaatattactggaggcAGCCTAGTGAGTCCCCGTATAATCCCCgatacaccaaaaagacgatatctcatggtggcgggggtatcttcatttgggggtgcattacCCGAGAGGGAGTCGGGCAATTGTACCTTATACGACGCAAGCTGAACGCCCCgggatacattgaaatccttggggacgccttctttggaaccctTGCCGACTATAAAATCACCCCGTTTGACATTACATTCCAGCACGACCAAGAtccaaagcatacagccaggctgacacaaCATTGGCTTGCCAGTTGGGGCGTAAGCGTCCTCCCATGGCCGTCAAAAAGCCCGGATTTGAATATAATCAAGAACGtctggtggcatctgaaggagTGCGTGCGTACTCACCGACCTCCCGCTTTGAATAAggaagaattatggaaaatagtgagggacaaatggaaacaaatttccccaaaatatattggcgatttgtatgattcattacCGCGTTGagtacaagctgtgtatttagctaaaggtggaaacaccaaatactaaaattcgtatccaaattattcagttttgcatgtcattttgggtgcatgcatgcagttgcaggtgcaatttgaaaatgctcaaaaagaatgagccagcccaaaaattttgctcacgcgtatctccacgaggagacttagtttcgatctaaaactttgtacatatgttctatactactgtatctacataatttactattacatcgtaaacgaattctcaatcgtgcgggtgacgcgtgagcgtcattgatttgagctcacgtggctcaatctttttgggcgcaagtgtatatTAGGCTTTTAACCTTCCTTCCAGGGCTCGAAAATACCCTTCGCAAAGGTTCCGATTCATGTTGGCTGGATGTAAATGTGCATTGAACAAGGTGCATGAGATTATAGGTTACCAGATATATAGGGTTATAAAGTACTAGCATTTCGTAATACGGTAGACTTCGATCGGCCAGCGATCGAGCTCACCGTCATCAACCTCTCGAAGTGATCGGCGGTCAAATTTGAAGAGACCTCGAACCCAGTCTGGAGCAGCTCCGCTCTCGCTCTATCAGCGTTGACATTGACTCACCGCCGGGGGACAGAGCATACCAACGATTGTCGGTGTCTCTTCCCTTGCTTATTCTTGATTTTCCGCGACGTGCCGGATAGATTTTAGGCAGTATTACGAGCGCTTGCAAGGGTTGGATACCGATAAGAAGTAATCCGGTGAAAAAGTCTCGGCGATCCCCCGCACACAAACCGCGATACCAAACATAAAGAGAAAAGCAATTCAAGCGCAAATTCAGGCTGACCTCATCCTCCGATCTGAGGTAAACGCGACTCGGGTACGCGCGCGGTTATAACCATGCCGCATAGTCGTAAAGTGCGGAAGAATGGTCGAAAATAGCGACTTTGCTGATTGAGCACAGGTCTATGCGCTCGGAGCCCGGCTCCAAGATTCAATGGAGAGGCGACATACAGGCACATGTAGAGCGGGAGTGGGGTTCGGCCCGGCGGTGGATCGATAATGATCCTCAGCGCGGGTAAGCCAACGCGACGCGCGGGTACAACCTCCATTGTATCACACCAAAGCAAATCCATTCCGTCTTTCCTCCTACTCCATCAAGGTTTCAAGTTATGAGTGGGAGATATAAATTGGCGGGAGAAAAAGGTCCCAAAACTTAATCGTAGATTTCCCCCTTATTACCCCTTTTATTTCTGTTCTTAatctccccctcccctccccctccccctttTTTGTTATCTGTCTCCCATCACCCTCTTGGCAACATGGACTCCGGCAAACAGGCCGAGGCCTACCGAACTGAGACAGTCCCTGCCGACTATTTCGACAACGAAGGATGTGCTGAACTCACTCGCACCCTATCTCAGCTCAGTCAACCGCAGCTAAACGATGCGCAAGGAGCAACAACAGGAGATCGATCTTCTGCATTGGGAACACTTGTCGAGGATGGGGCCGAAGAAGACAAGTTTGACTTTGAGGATCGCGTTCGCACAGCGCTTGACCGCATGGACGAGGAAGGAATCAAGCATCGTTCACTGGGTGTTGGCTTTGTCGTATGTCTGATCCCTTTATTTAACGCCGCCTTTTCTGAACCTCCTGCTAGGATTTGACCGTTCGTGGTCTAGGCGCTGCAGCCAAATACCAAGAAACCGTGCTCTCTATGGTCTCTCCCATTCAATGGGTGCACAAGCTGAGCGAGTTGCGACATCCGCCTGTCAAGGACATTCTCACTGGCTTTACGGGTACCGTGAAGAGTGGCGAGATGCTGTGTACGCATACACCTTTGCACGAGATGAACGACGCTGATTTATTACTTTGCAGTGGTGCTGGGATCCCCAGGCAGTGGTTGTTCCACCTTCCTGAAAGTGCTTGCAAATCAACGCCAGGGGTACCATGAAGTCCTAGGGGATGTCTCGTACGATGGAATGCGGCCTGAACACCTGGCCAAGCACTATCGAGGAGGCAACTTTCTTTCCTCTCGACCGCTTGAACGATTACTAAAGGTTGAGATGTAGATGTTGGCTATTCACCCGAGGACGACACGCACTTTCCCTCCCTGTCAGTCAAGGACACACTCACCGTTGCTTCCAAGATGCGTGCGCCTCAGACGCGTATCTACAACACCACTCGGGCCGACTTTATTGAGGGTGAGCCTAGTTTTGCATTTGGACTGAACATGGCTAACGTAGTAATCCGATAGGCGTGGTACAAACCTTGGCTACTGTCTTTGGTCTCCGACATACTTTCAATACTCCAGTTGGTAACGAAGCTATCCGAGGTGTCAGTGGTGGCGAGAAGAAGCGAGTCAGTATTGCGGAGATGATGGCCTCCCGAGTACGCATCGGA
The nucleotide sequence above comes from Rhizoctonia solani chromosome 3, complete sequence. Encoded proteins:
- a CDS encoding arrestin, whose protein sequence is MAERPIQLNVLSTMSSGFKLMLRPPPHVEFLQGYPGIPGHGERKGAIVQGTLEVRGTVKAKWVRVELRKIEILPGGGQNNTFAETIGERPITLWSARDDEFSELSSNDFPFHIAVPETLPPSIALERGSAIKYELIASVQLKGKKSLFKRDPAPISTYSAPIVIEKFELLQAWPIYAQPQTRQSSAYGVTLVATFSRVAFGPGDVVPVEAVLRADVPGDGAILRAYELTVRETLIFRSSPPQVPQHQHPHLHLHSQQPPRRTPAAQTRSNLIADQKVPVPVQIFPGTQHKCDLGCHIPLTQTNVSVRTARHIEVNYIVQVKAVLSTGSMVSVELPITITNWQHQASVDVVRRIGYCPELGGKSPIPGPQAGLFQATNAMGNNIAIPASPNGQNIAHSNGPSSTAGSHSIPERVSRRSTSDNNNARSTYSSPPIGSPGRENIDELGYIPAGSQTHSQTAPNRRPGGGSSSGPSEPEDYFGQTGPLNNNAAPGARPQTGNRRSNQNRLTIVNGDPDDTKVLSAEEEKRRLKEKYEERDRRKSGRPASAGGSGARPGTANSTHANGGGRQNGTSAWPTAEEEKQRLYDNARMVASKTQQSAGHQVDLGHSAGSSSSPQPSQGQSQSQSQGQWPTAEEEKRQLFENARKAAQRTQSTAFDAGVPHAQDEKGAVKKGGDNFAGGWAFMAPKTEGSVSYPQEQPQQQSSSPPAQQSQSQWPSAADEKRMLFDRARAAAERTQAQATTPPEETSSNSISVPYAPSSVEPRVSSPVSMLPSVGGGFIPQTSPGLPGLTPAGNKSGAELYAAGLAAMGRQSMYPSSTPAPVQATPSTQPLGVSAPLYAGNGSGSSVPYAASSGSAPSYGTGSGSTPPYSGGSTSTPPYGSGSTLSPSPSSKRFPSAAEEKAALAYMAAKQRVEQARANESAAYDDGSNLSAYGNNSSPGGYGGNSSPGAYGGNSSPGPSPTVPGYDSIYGNQTTLPVAYGQPVAPSPTRPLSVRRSPQQLTASPPAFTSDLPPGFAPNPGPAASALSALEEKARLRRQYEEQDAGMSYLSPTSQPTGPPPPSPPRFSPSPSSGYGLSAHDEKERMRLMYAEQDAAVRTNERQATNDSGQRPALPVPPPAPDGAPPPFAGGFINPATFKPLSAAEEKARLRAQYEAEVNGTSMGGSSHEPPPPEYGLPPSRQATITSPPERNATLTPSNYSDGGSSIGATIQRDPSISWGKRRAAQTPAPVEEESRSTFVAPPPPPPLLPKPPASYIQETLEAHHAQKNWDGSRPPSMDYEALASPTALVAPPVPPKPAD
- a CDS encoding Transposable element Tcb2 transposase, with product MARYTSPKTKAQIIALKKLEYSDRAIVQLLQPQTKVSHATVGRIWANNVRFAALALARSRVPTAANIRRQYFPAVGSSTLRRYLQELGLRPYKRRRVPLLTYWHRKARCAWAHSQLFWPQSCWDDIVFSDKVRIKLFGADSGQYYWRQPSESPYNPRYTKKTISHGGGGIFIWGCITREGVGQLYLIRRKLNAPGYIEILGDAFFGTLADYKITPFDITFQHDQDPKHTARLTQHWLASWGVSVLPWPSKSPDLNIIKNVWWHLKECVRTHRPPALNKEELWKIVRDKWKQISPKYIGDLYDSLPR